The proteins below are encoded in one region of Silene latifolia isolate original U9 population chromosome 2, ASM4854445v1, whole genome shotgun sequence:
- the LOC141632126 gene encoding serine/threonine-protein phosphatase 7 long form homolog — MRPVNATHHGPNPLGSQHQIRIDSLGRRWASVIRKRPEGVTTLIGYRDAFDSMRHDQFTWQTYSRQILSFLPPFCYDDSDDWTVMAPMICFDIVEWHFPNRVAHQFGWKQIIPLNSDTEPKLHKVDKRGASSRNWMKKHQPYISNWVRRGDFRFRGEEDDIEMSYYDPYMVWFRDRTILRLNPFPPQATYQAPFGATEYLAQSFVNVHNTCDTELRQMPLEVPPHFRTMVSHLRDYSSQSLEHVGYSHLLQPTVEPREESSPMVQESLDSMNVDDDAPLVQYTRRGRRSKSSMPARHSMSSMPSMSSMPAMSSMPSMSSMSPVNEQGTPEPKKGFWSRIRGKSKKKT, encoded by the exons ATGAGACCCGTTAATGCTACCCATCATGGACCGAACCCATTAGGTTCTCAACATCAAATCAGGATTGACTCATTGGGTCGTAGGTGGGCAAGTGTGATTCGTAAGAGGCCGGAAGGGGTGACCACACTAATTGGGTATAGGGATGCTTTTGATTCAATGCGACATGATCAGTTTACATGGCAAACTTACTCCCGACAGATTTTGTCTTTTTTGCCCCCGTTTTGTTATGATGACTCCGACGATTGGACAGTGATGGCCCCTATGATTTGTTTCGACATTGTTGAGTGGCATTTTCCAAATAGGGTAGCTCATCAATTTGGGTGGAAACAAATTATCCCGTTAAACTCTGATACCGAACCAAAATTGCACAAAGTAGACAAAAGGGGTGCCTCTTCACGGAATTGGATGAAAAAACATCAACCCTACATATCAAATTGGGTTAGGAGGGGTGATTTTCGGTTCCGTGGTGAAGAGGATGATATTGAAATGAGCTACTACGACCCTTACATGGTTTGGTTCCGGGATCGCACTATTCTTCGCTTGAACCCTTTTCCCCCACAAGCTACTTATCAAGCACCCTTTGGAGCCACAGAATATCTT GCGCAAAGTTTCGTCAATGTCCATAATACATGTGATACGGAGCTTCGACAAATGCCTCTTGAGGTGCCTCCTCATTTCCGGACAATGGTTTCACACCTACGGGACTACTCCTCTCAATCGCTTGAACATGTAGGCTATTCCCATCTCCTTCAACCAACCGTAGAACCAAGGGAAGAAAGTTCACCAATGGTTCAAGAGTCCCTCGACTCAATGAATGTGGATGACGATGCACCATTGGTTCAATACACAAGGAGGGGTAGACGCTCTAAGTCATCCATGCCGGCTAGACACTCTATGTCTTCCATGCCTTCCATGTCTTCAATGCCGGCCATGTCTTCAATGCCTTCCATGTCTTCAATGTCACCCGTCAATGAACAAGGTACCCCGGAGCCTAAGAAAGGGTTTTGGAGTCGCATTCGAGGAAAAAGCAAGAAGAAGACTTGA